Below is a window of Nitrospinota bacterium DNA.
CTTCGGTGACAGCGCTTCCCGTCATCTTGCCGCTATGGTCGTGATGCACGTATTTTTTAAGGGCGAACACAACCTTGGCCGCCTTCTCCACGGCCATGCCGATGTTGAAGCTGTTCTTGCGCAGCGACACCAGGTCGTACGCCACGTTCAGGGACAGCAAATGTGTGTCCTCCTTCAGGGCCGGGGCAAACCCGGAAATCCCTTCGAACAACTCCATGTCCACAAGCATGTCCGCCACCACGTCCGCCTCCGCCACTCCCTCTTTCTCCAGCATGGTGGTGATCTTGCCTCGCAACTCCCGCTCCTCCCGCGCCGAAAGGTTCAGCTTGCCTGCACCTGCCTTCCCCACCATCTCCCACAGCGACGCGATCCTTTCCGGCGGCAGGCTCGCCAGCAGGCCGGGCAGCTTTCCCATCGCCCCGTCCAGCGAAGCGTGGATGTTCCCCACCGATGCGCGTATGGCCCCCAGCGGTGTGTTTATCTCGTGGGCGATGCCGGCGATAAGCTGGCCGAGCGCCGCCATTTTCTCCGTCTGCACAAGCTTTCGCTGGCTCTCCGAAAGTTCGCGCGTGCGCTCCTCCACCTTCCTTTCCAGCTCCACGTTGGCGTTCTCCAGGGTCACCTTGACCAGCTTCTCCTGCTCCAGCGCGCGGCTCTGGGCAAGCTCCCGCTCCCTCTGGATTATGCTTATCCTGTCCGCCAGCGCCAGCGACAGCAGCACCATCTCAAGGAGGAAACCGGCTTCCATCACATTGTCGGCGAAAAGGCCGTAAGGTATCGCCCCAAGCACTCCAAGGATGAATATGGCCATCCCCGCCAGGGTGAAAACGAACGCAATCAGGTAATATCGCGCCGAACGGTTGCCCAGCCTTAGACTTTGGACGCCCGTTATCAGCAGGAGCACGTCGAAGAAAAGGGGGGAGACCTCGGTGAAAACGCTTACGGGGGTGAAATACGGGGAGACATAGATCAAGGGAATAAACACCGCGTGGGCCGCCGCATAACCTTTCAGCCAGCGGTTCATATGCGGCAGCGTTTCCGCCGTGGAGAGGAACCGCATGGTGAACAACACCCCGGTGATCTGCACGAGGCTGCCGAAAAGGTGATTGGCCTTGTTGCCCCACCACACGCTCTCCGGCCAGAAATACTGGAACGATATCCCTTTAAGGGAGAGCGTCAGCACGGTCATTGCGGCAAGGTACAGGGCGTAATAAAGATAGTTTGTGTCGCGCAGGCTGTAATAGAGGAGGAAATTGTACGAAAGCAGCGCCACCGACGCCCCCACGAAGAACCACATGAAAATGGTGAAAAAGGTGTTGTACCGGTGATAACCCGCCGCTGTGAGCGCGACTATCGGGAACTCGGCCAGATCCTCCGAAACTATGCGGACGTAAAGGTCGGCCTTCTCTCCGGCGACGAGTGGGACTTCAAATGTAATCAGCGGATTCGGGATCGTCCATTGGGCGAAAGGTATCTGGTCTCCGGCCATTGAACGGCGGATGGAGCCGTTTGCCTCCACCTGATATAACTCCACGACGGAAGCCCACGGGTGCGCCAGCTGCAGATACAACGGCCCCGCGGCGCCGGTGGAGTTCACAACGGACGCGTGATACCACACCGCCGCTCCCGTCCAGCCGATGAAGCGGTTTTGGGTGAATTTGCCGGCGAATTCCGGCATTGCGATATCGGCCATGCCCAGCTTTTTATCTGGATCGAGGAACACTTCAAAATGGGGGCGCATTTTGTAAACGTCCGTGCCATCGGCGATCACCAGCGCGTCCGGGGCGGCATAAGCGGAACCTGCGGACACCGCAAGGCATACCGCAAGCGTCAATGCCGCCAGCAGGTTTTGCGCCTTGGGCCTGTTCACACGAATCATTACAGATTTCCTATAAAGCTTATTTTGACCCCACATAGCCGCCTTGGATGGCGGACATGTGATTTTAGACCCTAATTGACGGCGCTTTCAAGCGGCATAAGCTGATTTGAGCGCGGAGGCTTCCCTGTGGCCGGGAGTATAAAAATTCTAAACGTTGGCATGCCATATAATGGGACAAATCATCCAAAATGCCGGGTATCCGGGCAAACCATATCCAAACACCGCCGCGCCGCCATGTATTGATTCTGTTAGCAACAAATAGAAATGTCCGGTTTAGTAGCACATGAATTGTCTGCTTTTTCCATCCGGTGATTTCCGATTAATCCCGGCGTGGCCGCAAGCGGCGGACTTGAGGCACGCCTCCATCGCCACGGCCAGCACGGAGGAATACGCCAGGAACATGCTCCACCAGATGCTCGGGGAGAAGAACGCGGCGGCGGCTAGGCGGCGCAGGGACAAGGCATTTTCCAGGCGGTCTGGCTGAACAAGTCTGGCCTGCATATGCGGGCCGCTTAACCGGCGTGATTCCCGGGATTCTGGAATAGCCGGGGCA
It encodes the following:
- a CDS encoding GHKL domain-containing protein, encoding MIRVNRPKAQNLLAALTLAVCLAVSAGSAYAAPDALVIADGTDVYKMRPHFEVFLDPDKKLGMADIAMPEFAGKFTQNRFIGWTGAAVWYHASVVNSTGAAGPLYLQLAHPWASVVELYQVEANGSIRRSMAGDQIPFAQWTIPNPLITFEVPLVAGEKADLYVRIVSEDLAEFPIVALTAAGYHRYNTFFTIFMWFFVGASVALLSYNFLLYYSLRDTNYLYYALYLAAMTVLTLSLKGISFQYFWPESVWWGNKANHLFGSLVQITGVLFTMRFLSTAETLPHMNRWLKGYAAAHAVFIPLIYVSPYFTPVSVFTEVSPLFFDVLLLITGVQSLRLGNRSARYYLIAFVFTLAGMAIFILGVLGAIPYGLFADNVMEAGFLLEMVLLSLALADRISIIQRERELAQSRALEQEKLVKVTLENANVELERKVEERTRELSESQRKLVQTEKMAALGQLIAGIAHEINTPLGAIRASVGNIHASLDGAMGKLPGLLASLPPERIASLWEMVGKAGAGKLNLSAREERELRGKITTMLEKEGVAEADVVADMLVDMELFEGISGFAPALKEDTHLLSLNVAYDLVSLRKNSFNIGMAVEKAAKVVFALKKYVHHDHSGKMTGSAVTEGLETVLTLYHHNIKHGVEVVKDYRHNPLVLCHADEIHQVWTNLIHNALHAMGNKGRLEIRVAEEGETAVVTIADSGHGIPPDIMERIFEPFFTTKPKGEGSGLGLDIVKKIIDKHNGRIMAESRPGRTVFTVVLPLYSNGGASRRENGE